Proteins encoded within one genomic window of Triticum aestivum cultivar Chinese Spring chromosome 2D, IWGSC CS RefSeq v2.1, whole genome shotgun sequence:
- the LOC123052548 gene encoding protein DETOXIFICATION 40, with translation MGPGDHAGVRSADGRLEALLSGGGGARRMASAAALELRLLAPLAAPAVVVYMLIIVMSSATQIFCGQLGNVQLAAASLGNNGIQVFAYGLMLGMGSAVETLCGQAYGAEKYEMLGVYLQRSTVLLMATGVPLAAMYAFSEPILLLLGQSPEIAGAAAEFAYGLIPQIFAYAANFPIQKFLQAQSIVAPSAYILTASMALLVAMSWVAVYRLGLGLLGASLTLSLTWWVLVAGQFAYIVLSPRCRETWTGFTWAAFADLAGFAKLSAASAVMLALEVWYFQVLILLAGMLPDPQIALDSLTVCTSIQSWVFMISVGFNAAASVRVGNELGAGNPRSAAFSAWVVTAMSALIAVLAGVLVFLLRHKLSYIFTGGEAVSRAVADLCPLLVGTIVLCGIQPVLSGVAVGCGWQALVAYINIGCYYFIGVPLGALLGFKFDYGIKGLWGGMIGGTLIQTIILLWITFRTDWNKEVEEARRRLDKWDDAKQPLLANVQR, from the exons ATGGGTCCAGGTGATCATGCCGGCGTCCGTTCCGCGGACGGCCGGCTGGAGGCCCtgctctccggcggcggcggggcacggcgcatggcgtcggcggcggcgctggagctgCGGCTGCTTGCTCCGCTGGCCGCGCCGGCCGTGGTGGTGTACATGCTGATCATCGTGATGTCGTCGGCCACCCAGATCTTCTGCGGCCAGCTCGGCAACGTGCAGCTCGCCGCCGCATCCCTCGGCAACAACGGCATCCAGGTGTTCGCCTACGGCCTCATG CTCGGGATGGGGAGCGCGGTGGAGACGCTGTGCGGGCAGGCGTACGGCGCCGAGAAGTACGAGATGCTGGGCGTGTACCTGCAGCGCTCGACGGTGCTCCTCATGGCCACCGGCGTGCCGCTGGCCGCCATGTACGCCTTCTCGGAGCCcatcctcctcctgctcgggcagtcgccggagatcgccggcgccgccgcggagTTCGCCTACGGCCTCATCCCGCAGATCTTCGCGTACGCGGCCAACTTCCCCATCCAGAAGTTCCTGCAGGCGCAGAGCATCGTGGCGCCCAGCGCCTACATCCTGACGGCCAGCATGGCGCTGCTCGTGGCGATGAGCTGGGTGGCGGTGTATAGGCTGGGCCTAGGCCTGCTGGGCGCGTCGCTCACGCTGAGCCTGACGTGGTGGGTCCTGGTGGCAGGGCAGTTCGCGTACATCGTGCTGAGCCCCAGGTGCAGGGAGACGTGGACCGGGTTCACGTGGGCCGCGTTCGCCGACCTGGCGGGGTTCGCCAAGCTGTCGGCCGCGTCGGCGGTGATGCTGGCGCTGGAGGTGTGGTACTTCCAGGTGCTCAtcctcctcgccggcatgctgCCCGACCCACAGATCGCACTCGATTCGCTCACCGTCTG CACCTCGATTCAGTCATGGGTGTTCATGATCTCCGTGGGCTTCAACGCCGCTGCAAG CGTGAGGGTGGGTAATGAACTTGGCGCCGGGAACCCCAGGTCTGCCGCGTTCTCTGCATGGGTGGTCACCGCCATGTCCGCGCTCATAGCAGTCCTAGCCGGCGTTCTGGTCTTCCTGCTCAGGCACAAGCTCAGCTACATCTTCACCGGCGGCGAGGCCGTCTCGCGTGCCGTCGCCGATCTCTGTCCTTTGCTTGTCGGCACCATTGTGCTCTGCGGAATCCAGCCCGTGCTATCAG GTGTTGCTGTTGGCTGTGGGTGGCAAGCATTGGTGGCATACATCAACATTGGATGCTATTACTTCATCGGCGTACCCCTTGGCGCGCTCCTGGGCTTCAAGTTTGACTATGGAATCAAG GGATTGTGGGGAGGCATGATTGGAGGCACGCTCATCCAAACCATTATACTATTGTGGATCACATTCCGAACTGACTGGAATAAGGAG GTCGAGGAGGCGAGGAGAAGACTGGACAAGTGGGACGACGCAAAGCAGCCACTTCTCGCTAACGTGCAGCGATGA